Genomic window (Deltaproteobacteria bacterium):
TGCTGAAAATAATCCGTCATAATATTTATCTTTCCCCTCCGAACTTGGCGTCTTTGCGGCTTTGCGAGAGGCACATCCGAATCCGAGAGAATTCACCACCAGAGAAATTTGCGCAAGCCGCGCAAATTCTTGCACATAGCAATGCAAAGGTTGCAAAGTTAGGATCCACCACGAAGGCACGAAGAGCACGAAGTTCGGAAAATAAATTATTCGAACCCTTCGTGTGCTTCGTGCCTTCGTGGTGAAATAGGAGTGACTTGTGGCTCTGCTGATCAGCAATCAAGATATCGAGCAGGTGCTCGACATGAAAACTTGCCTCGATGCTATCGAGGAAGGGATCAAAGAATATTATCGCGGCGATGCGGTCTGCCGGCCGAGGATAGACGTTTGGGCGCCGAGCGGCGATCCTAGCGGTTATTATCAGTGGGGTTCGATGGAAGGAACGAGCCGGCGTTACAGCGTGTTTGCTACGCGGATCAAGTCCGACATCGCCTATTGGGCGACCGGTAGCGGCGGCGTTCAAACCCAGGAGAAATATTGCCAGCGGCCGGGGCTGTTTTGCGGCTTGATTCTATTGTTCAGCACCGAGAACGGCGAGCCGCTAGCGATCATGAACGACGGGTACTTGCAGCATCTGCGGGTCGGTGCCACCGCCGGTATCGCGGCGAAGTATTTATCCCGCAAAGATGCCGACACCGTCGGCATGATCGGCTCGGGCGGCATGGCGTGGACGCACGCGCTGGCGTTCGCCGAAGTGCGCCGACTCAAACGAATACAAGTTTATAGTCCAACGCAGAAAAATCGCCAGGCGTTCGCCGACAAACTCGCGGCGCGCTTGGGGATCGATGTCGTTGCCGTCGCTTCGGCTGAAGCGGCGCTCAAGGGCGCGCAGATCGTTTCGGCCTGCACCGACGCCACGGTGCCGGTGATTCCCGGCCGCGCCGTGGATGCCGGCGCATTCATTTGCACGGTGAAAGGCAGCGTCGAACTTGACCGCTCTTGCGCCGAACGGGTTCGGACTTTCTACACCTTCGCTCCCACTAGCGAAGGCGCGGGCGAAGCGGCTGACGCATCGGTGTCGCGGGCGCAAAAGATTTCCGGCAGCCATCGCGCCTACGTTGCCGGTCAAGCGGAAGATTTGGCGCGCATCCCGGAGATCGAACGCGAAGGCGGCTTCGATAAACGCAAAGTCGTCAGCTTCAAAGATTTGTTAAATGCGAGGGATCCGGGCCGGCGCGACGGCGAAGAAATGCTCGCGGTGGGCGGCAATCAGATCCAAGGCATTCAGTTCGCGTCGGTGGGCGGCGCGACCTATCGTTTGATTAGAGACAAAGGTTTGGGGCGGGAGTTTCCCACCGAGTGGTTGTTGCAAGATGTGCGGAACTAGATTCATGAAAACGTTTTTGGCAATTATTTTTCTGCTGGTTGCCTTATCGTCGTCAGCGGCCCTGGGCGCGGAGGCGCGTGGCAATTGGCAAGCGGATTGGGAGCGCACCGTGCGCGCGGCGGAGAAGGAAGGCGAGGTCTCGGTTTCCATCGGCGGCTACGGCGCGGTCATCGAATCGGGAGTATTTCAGAAAGCTTTCCCGAAGATCAAGGTCAATTACATCACCGGCGCGGGCACCGACATAGCGCCGCGTATCGTTGCCGAGCGCAGAGCAGGGAAGTATCTCCTCGATGTTTACAATGGCGGCGGGGTTTCGCTCTACCAGTCGCTGTACCTGGGAAAGCTGCTCGACCCGATCAAGCCCGCGTTGATCTTGCCCGAAGTGCTGGATACGGCCAAGTGGTTTGAGGGCAAACTCAAATTTGCCGACAAGGAAGGCGAGTATATTCTCGTCTATGAGGGCAATGTCTCAGCCGGCGCCGGAGCCGGGTATAACACCCAACTACTCGATCCGCGGGAGTACAAAACCTATTGGGACCTTTTAACTCCGAAGCTGAAGGGCAAAATCGTTTCCATCGATATTCGCAAAGTGCGCGGCGCGGGGATTCCTTGGCAATTTCTTTATTACAGTCCGGATTTGGGGCCGAAGTTTTTGCGCCGGCTGTTTGGCGAGATGGACGTGACCCTGACGGCGGACTTTCGCCAAGCGGTGGATTGGTTGGGAACCGGCAAGTTCACATTGGTGTTGCCGGTCCAAGGTGGGCAGATTTACAAAGCCAAGAATCACGGCTTGCCGGTGGAACAGTTCGAACCTTATCATTTCAAGGAAGGCGTGAACTTATCTTCGGCGTTCGGTTCGCTGGCGCTGATGAATCGCGCGCCCCATCCCAACGCCGCCAAGGTTTTTATCAATTGGTTACTGTCGCGCGAGGGTCAGAGCTTATTTCAAAAAGTCATCAGCATCCCAGGCGATGGACGCAATTCCCGGCGCATCGATGTGCCCAAAGATCATATCGCACCGGACGAACAGCGGCGCGATAAGATGACTTATTTCGATACCGAAGATCCCGACACCAAAGACATGACGCCGCTGATGAAGTTGTTGGATGAAGTCGTGGGCGTGAAAAAGTAGTTGATTGCGTCGCGCGGGATTGAATGATTCAGAATCCGATCCGTCATGCCGGTGACGACCGGCATCCATCCCCGCCCAGCGCCTGGATACCGGCATACGCCGGTATGACGACGGGAGGGGAAAACTTACCCGCCTTGGGCTTTTCTTTTCTTCGTTCCTCTGATCGAACTCAGTGCGTCTACCGCGGCGATTCTTCCGATGGGTCCGGTGGCGAAGCAGGCTTGCAGGACTTTGCGGTCGGGGCCGAGTGTAAAATTGGTCGCGTGG
Coding sequences:
- a CDS encoding ornithine cyclodeaminase family protein, producing MALLISNQDIEQVLDMKTCLDAIEEGIKEYYRGDAVCRPRIDVWAPSGDPSGYYQWGSMEGTSRRYSVFATRIKSDIAYWATGSGGVQTQEKYCQRPGLFCGLILLFSTENGEPLAIMNDGYLQHLRVGATAGIAAKYLSRKDADTVGMIGSGGMAWTHALAFAEVRRLKRIQVYSPTQKNRQAFADKLAARLGIDVVAVASAEAALKGAQIVSACTDATVPVIPGRAVDAGAFICTVKGSVELDRSCAERVRTFYTFAPTSEGAGEAADASVSRAQKISGSHRAYVAGQAEDLARIPEIEREGGFDKRKVVSFKDLLNARDPGRRDGEEMLAVGGNQIQGIQFASVGGATYRLIRDKGLGREFPTEWLLQDVRN
- a CDS encoding extracellular solute-binding protein, encoding MCGTRFMKTFLAIIFLLVALSSSAALGAEARGNWQADWERTVRAAEKEGEVSVSIGGYGAVIESGVFQKAFPKIKVNYITGAGTDIAPRIVAERRAGKYLLDVYNGGGVSLYQSLYLGKLLDPIKPALILPEVLDTAKWFEGKLKFADKEGEYILVYEGNVSAGAGAGYNTQLLDPREYKTYWDLLTPKLKGKIVSIDIRKVRGAGIPWQFLYYSPDLGPKFLRRLFGEMDVTLTADFRQAVDWLGTGKFTLVLPVQGGQIYKAKNHGLPVEQFEPYHFKEGVNLSSAFGSLALMNRAPHPNAAKVFINWLLSREGQSLFQKVISIPGDGRNSRRIDVPKDHIAPDEQRRDKMTYFDTEDPDTKDMTPLMKLLDEVVGVKK